Sequence from the Acidobacteriota bacterium genome:
AAGTGACGGTCCGACTCCTCTCGTCGTCCCATTCTCCAGAGCACCGCTGAGAACTTCTGCTCCAGTTCTGCCTGTATCCGGTCGCGCTGCGCGTGCTGGCTCGACGTGATCCACGCGCGCTCATGCTCATATTGCCGGAGCGCCGCCTCGTAATCGCCCTGCCAATAGAAGACGAGCCCGAGCGCGAGATGTGCCCCAACGACGTTCGGTCCACGCACGCTCGTGGCGGCTTCCTGCAGGTCCACCGCGCGGCGTGCCGACACCTCCGCCCAGCCGTGCTGACGCCGCACCAGATAGAGGAGCGCAAGCAGCAAGTGCGCGTAACCAAGCGTCGCGTCGATACGCACCGCTTCCCTGAGCTCGCGGATGGCTTCGTCGACATCGCCGCGACCGAGGGCGAGCCCTCGTCCATGCGCCGCGTGTGCGAGCGCGTTGCCAGGATCGAGCCGAATCGCCGTGCTGGTCGCCTCAATCGCCTCTTCGTACCGGGCGGTATTCAAGTACGCCACCCCGAGCCAGTGATGTGCGGCCGAGAGGTGCGGGTTGATCTCCAGCGCCCGTCGTTCGAGATCCACCGCTCTTGCCGACAGGTGCGAATCACCAGAGAAAAACGCCTTGAGGTTGTGTGCGGCCCCGAGCGCGGCCCACGCCGAGGCATACAGGCCGTCAAGCTCGATGGCGCGCTCGAAGAGCGTCATCGCCAGACCGAGTGACGGCTCCTCGGCCCGGCGCAGCTCGACGAGGCCGCGCGAGTAGGCCTCGTAGGCCTCGATGGATCGTGTCTCCGGATCCGCGATCGCCATCCTCTCGGAGGACTCGAGTTGTAGCTCGAGATCGTCAGAAAGGCCACGGACGATTCGGTCCTGCAGGTCGAAGATCTCGTGGATAACGCCGTCGACCCTCAGGGTCTTGGTCACCGTGCCGGTCTCGACATCCACGAATCGCGCCGTGACGCGCAGCGTGTCGACTCGTCGCTGGTACCCGCCCGTGACGAGGCACGTGGCGCCGACCCTTCGACCGAGCTCAATCGCGAGACCGTGGTCGTCATGAATCGCGTCTTCCATCTCGATCCGGCGAAGCGTGTCACCCACCTGCTCCGACCCGATGACCGTGATCTCATGCAGGTGTTTCAAGTCTGAAGTCAGGGTCTCCGCCAGGCCGACGCCGATCCAGTCGTCCGCGCCGTCCCCGGTGACGTTGGCGAATCGCAGGACCGCAATCCGGTGCGTCACGCGAGTACCGGACACACCACCGTTCGACGGAAGGCTCAGGGGAGCTCCCAAGTGATCGCCGGCAAACTCGTCAGAACTGAGGACGGTCCGTTGGAAGGCCTGCAGATTTGCGCGAAATTCCGTCGCTGTCTGATACCGAGCGTGCGGCTCCTTGGCCAGCGCCCGCCGCACGATGCGCTCGAGATCGCCCGGCACTGCCCGAAGGGGTGCGGGCGACCGATGGACGATGGCGTCAAGCACATCCGCCGGACTGCTCGCCGGGAAGGGCAGGGCGCCCGCCAGCATTTCGTACAGCACCACCCCAAGCGAGAAGAGGTCGGAGCGCTGGTCGACTGGCCGGTTTCGCGCCTGCTCGGGAGACATGTAGGCCAGCGTGCCCAGCAGCACGCCGTCGCCGGTCGCGGGGCCGGTAGGCTGAGTGGCCGTGAGAAGGAAGTCGGGCGTGCGCTTGGCCAGTCCGAAATCGAGCACCTTGGCCACACCGCGATCGTCGACCATGATGTTGGCGCTCTTGATGTCGCGGTGCACCAGCCCACTGGCGTGGGCTTCCTCGAGCGCCGATGCCACCTGCATGGCGATACTGACGGCGTCGGTGATGGAGAGGCGCTCACGCGCCGTCCGGCGGGACAGCGGTTCTCCCCGCACGTACTCCATCACGATGAATAGCGCGTCCTCGTGCTCCTCGATATCGTAGATGGCCGCGACGTGCGGCGAACGGAGTGCGGCGGCCGCCCGCGCCTCGCCCAGGAGGCGCGCGCGACTCTCCGGATTGTCCTGTCTGGAGGCGGGCAGGAACTTCAACGCCACGTCGCGATCCAGCCGCAGATCGCGTGCGCGGTACACCTCGCCCATGCCGCCCGCCCCGAGGCGTTCCTCCACCCGATACTGCAGCACCATACGCCCGATCATCAGAGACCACCGTCCACAGACCCCGGGGGCGCGCCTGCGGGGAGGGCGCGGCCGATCGTCCAGTCGTACGTGGCGCGAGCTGTTCGATAGTCCCATGCCGCCTGAGCGCGGACGGCGCCCGCGCGCGCCAACGCCGCCTGCGCGTCGAGCAGCTCGTTCACCGTGCCCGCTCCCACGCGGTACCGCTCGCGCGCGATGCGGACATTCTCATCGGCGTCCCGAATCAGCACGTCGGCGGCCGCGATGGCTTCATGTGTCTCGCGGAGTGTCGCGTGCGCAGACCACACTTCCGCTTGCACCGTCTGCTTCGTGCGCTCCACCTCCGCTTCGTCACGCGCGTGTGCGGCTCTGGCGCCGGCGAGGCGGTGCCGTTTCGCAAACCCATCGAACAGCGACCAGGTCACGGTGACTCCGGCTCTCCAGTCTCGCTCGGACGGGAAGAAGTGACTGTCGCGCAAGCCGACGGACCACTCGGCGGCAATCTTGGGGCCAAACGCACTCTGCGCAGCTGACACGGCCTCGGTCGCCGCCAGGGCGCGCTGCACCGCGGCCGCGATCGTGGGGCGGTCCGTGAGCGCCTGCGCCAGGCCCCCCGAGACCTCGACGGGATGGGGCGGTGCGACCGGGGCCTCTTGCGAGTCGGCCTCGACCGGCGTCGCAACCGGAAGTCCCATCGCCGTGTTCAAGGCGCCGCGCGCCTGCTGGACCAGGCTCTCGACGCGGACGCGAGCGAGACGCGCCTCCGCGACGTGCACCTGGGCCTGCACGACATCGCCACCGGAGACGGCGCCGGCCGCGCGGCGCTCGAGAGCGAGTCTCAGATGTTCTTCGGCTCTGGCGAGGTTCGTGTCGGCGACGCGTTCGCCGTCGCGCGCGGCGACAAGGGCGTAGAAGGTGCGCCGCACCTCGAGCGCGAGGTCTTGTCGTACGCGCGCCGCCTCGTGCTCCGCCACCCGTTGCTGCGCCAGGGCTGCGCGCAGGTCGGCCGCGCGCCGGCCGCTGTCATACAGCGTGTAGCGGCCCGTGAACGCGGCGGTCCAGTCATCCGTGGGTCCAATCGTCGAGGGAATGGTCGATCCCACGAGTCCCTCCGGCAGGAAGGCGTGGGTCTCCCACCGTCCGTACGAAGCGGCGACGCTGAGCGTCGGGTAGTACGGCGCCCGCGCTTCGCCCACGGCCTCCTCGGCGACCCGCACCCCTTCAGCTGCAGCCCGCGTGACGGGATTCAGATCGAGCGCAATCCGCACCGCCGCATCGACCTTCAGCGGCGGCGACACGGCGACCCGCGTCGCCTGCTGCGCCAGCTCGCCCATCACCGCCCGGGGTGAGGGCTCCTGGGCTGCGGCATGCGAGCCGCCGAACAGGAGGATCGTTCCCGACACCAGACTACCTGCGACCATCGTTGTCTTCATCTGCCCTTAACCGCCTTTACCCGACCTTGAACCGTGCCCCATGACTTGCGTCGCCGACGTCCCTGACATGTCCAATACAGCTGCTCAGGTGAGCGTCTTGCGGAAGCGCCGCGACGCCAGCCCCAGCGTCACCACGCCCATGACGGCGAGACTCGCCATCTGAGGCCAGAGAATCTCCGGACCGACCCCCTTCAGAAACACGCCCCGCACAATCACGAGGAAGTAGCGCAGAGGGTTCAGATACGTCAGCCACTGCACGACGGTCGGCATGTTCGCGATCGGAAACATGAACCCGGAGAGCAGCACCGCCGGGAAGTAGAAGAAGAAGCTGCTCATCATCGCCTGCTGCTGCGTCTGGCTGACCGTCGAGATGAGGAGGCCGATGCCGAGCGTCGTCAGCAGATACAGGGCCGTGGCGCCGAAGAGCACCAGCAGGCTGCCTCGGATCGGAATCTCGAACCAGCCGACGCCGATGGTCGTGATGAGCAGGACGTCGGCGAACCCAATCAGCGCGAACGGCACGGTCTTGCCCAGGATGAACTCCACGGGTCTGATCGGCGTCACGATGATCTGCTCCATCGTGCCGATTTCCTTCTCCCGCACGACCGCCATGCTCGTGAGCATCAGAGTGATGAGCAGCACGATGATCGCAATGACGCCAGGCACGTAGAAATTGCGGCTCTCGAGGTTGTCGTTGAACCAGGCGCGGGATTCCAGCTCCACCCCGCCCGGCCGCGCGATCGGCCCCGGGAGCGCGGCGATCCGCCTCACGAGGATGTCGGTCGAGTACGCCTGCGTGATCCGCGCCGCATAATCGAGCACCACGGCCGCCGTATTGGAGTCGGTGCCATCGACGATCACTTGCACGCTGGCCGTGCGACCGGCCGCGAGATCGCCCCCGAACCCCCGGTTGATCTGGAGCACGGCGCGAACGGTGCCGCGGTCCATGAGGGCCCGCACGTCCCCCTCGCGGGACACATCCGCCACGAGATCGAAGTACCCCGACCGGACGAACCTGGACGTCAGGTCCCGGCTCGCGACGGTCTGATCCAGGTCGTAGACCGCGGTCCGCACGTGCCGGACATCGGTGGTGACCGCATAGCCGAAGACCAGCGTCTGGATGATGGGCATCATGAAGATGACGCCCCGCATCTTCGGGTCGCGGAAGACCTGGATGAACTCCTTGACGAGCATGTGACGGATGCGCTCGGACACGGCTACACCAACGCCTTCTTGAACTTCACGGTCGCGACCGTCACGACGACGAGGCCAAAGGCCGTGAGCAGGACCGCTTCGAGCGCCAGCGCCTCGAGACCGATCCCCTTGAGGTAGATGCCCTTGAGGGCCCCGACGAAGTAGCGCGCGGGGACGGCGTAGGTCACCGCCTGAATCGGCGCCGGCATGTTGCTGACGGCGTACATGAAATC
This genomic interval carries:
- a CDS encoding ABC transporter permease; amino-acid sequence: MSERIRHMLVKEFIQVFRDPKMRGVIFMMPIIQTLVFGYAVTTDVRHVRTAVYDLDQTVASRDLTSRFVRSGYFDLVADVSREGDVRALMDRGTVRAVLQINRGFGGDLAAGRTASVQVIVDGTDSNTAAVVLDYAARITQAYSTDILVRRIAALPGPIARPGGVELESRAWFNDNLESRNFYVPGVIAIIVLLITLMLTSMAVVREKEIGTMEQIIVTPIRPVEFILGKTVPFALIGFADVLLITTIGVGWFEIPIRGSLLVLFGATALYLLTTLGIGLLISTVSQTQQQAMMSSFFFYFPAVLLSGFMFPIANMPTVVQWLTYLNPLRYFLVIVRGVFLKGVGPEILWPQMASLAVMGVVTLGLASRRFRKTLT
- a CDS encoding TolC family protein encodes the protein MVAGSLVSGTILLFGGSHAAAQEPSPRAVMGELAQQATRVAVSPPLKVDAAVRIALDLNPVTRAAAEGVRVAEEAVGEARAPYYPTLSVAASYGRWETHAFLPEGLVGSTIPSTIGPTDDWTAAFTGRYTLYDSGRRAADLRAALAQQRVAEHEAARVRQDLALEVRRTFYALVAARDGERVADTNLARAEEHLRLALERRAAGAVSGGDVVQAQVHVAEARLARVRVESLVQQARGALNTAMGLPVATPVEADSQEAPVAPPHPVEVSGGLAQALTDRPTIAAAVQRALAATEAVSAAQSAFGPKIAAEWSVGLRDSHFFPSERDWRAGVTVTWSLFDGFAKRHRLAGARAAHARDEAEVERTKQTVQAEVWSAHATLRETHEAIAAADVLIRDADENVRIARERYRVGAGTVNELLDAQAALARAGAVRAQAAWDYRTARATYDWTIGRALPAGAPPGSVDGGL
- a CDS encoding protein kinase, yielding MVLQYRVEERLGAGGMGEVYRARDLRLDRDVALKFLPASRQDNPESRARLLGEARAAAALRSPHVAAIYDIEEHEDALFIVMEYVRGEPLSRRTARERLSITDAVSIAMQVASALEEAHASGLVHRDIKSANIMVDDRGVAKVLDFGLAKRTPDFLLTATQPTGPATGDGVLLGTLAYMSPEQARNRPVDQRSDLFSLGVVLYEMLAGALPFPASSPADVLDAIVHRSPAPLRAVPGDLERIVRRALAKEPHARYQTATEFRANLQAFQRTVLSSDEFAGDHLGAPLSLPSNGGVSGTRVTHRIAVLRFANVTGDGADDWIGVGLAETLTSDLKHLHEITVIGSEQVGDTLRRIEMEDAIHDDHGLAIELGRRVGATCLVTGGYQRRVDTLRVTARFVDVETGTVTKTLRVDGVIHEIFDLQDRIVRGLSDDLELQLESSERMAIADPETRSIEAYEAYSRGLVELRRAEEPSLGLAMTLFERAIELDGLYASAWAALGAAHNLKAFFSGDSHLSARAVDLERRALEINPHLSAAHHWLGVAYLNTARYEEAIEATSTAIRLDPGNALAHAAHGRGLALGRGDVDEAIRELREAVRIDATLGYAHLLLALLYLVRRQHGWAEVSARRAVDLQEAATSVRGPNVVGAHLALGLVFYWQGDYEAALRQYEHERAWITSSQHAQRDRIQAELEQKFSAVLWRMGRREESDRHFQEALAALEGWRHGRVLDPVVAYGMAALLTVRGEEQRGIEYLNEARRFLPAFVQRLLSADPDFQSVRLRLATESAPNPD